One region of Epilithonimonas zeae genomic DNA includes:
- a CDS encoding ExbD/TolR family protein: MAEVQVKEDSGKGGKVRSKKQNTRVDMTPMVDLGFLLITFFMFTTTFSKPNVMDLGLPAKPKENQKPPDTEIKLNNSISIIIGKDNKIFYHQQDQAGLNEQTLVETNFDREGITKVIERAKAGASDKDKFTVIIKPTDDAVYKNFVDILDEMAVTKNERYGVTDIKPWELAIYKKKVGE; encoded by the coding sequence ATGGCAGAAGTTCAAGTAAAAGAGGATAGCGGGAAAGGCGGCAAGGTCCGTTCGAAGAAACAGAACACCCGCGTAGATATGACGCCGATGGTAGATTTAGGTTTTCTTTTGATTACATTCTTTATGTTTACAACAACATTTAGTAAACCTAATGTAATGGATCTTGGTCTTCCGGCGAAACCAAAGGAAAACCAAAAACCACCTGATACAGAAATCAAATTGAATAATTCAATTTCTATCATCATAGGTAAGGATAACAAGATTTTTTATCATCAACAAGATCAGGCTGGTCTTAATGAGCAAACACTTGTTGAAACTAACTTCGATAGAGAAGGCATTACGAAAGTAATTGAGAGAGCAAAAGCTGGAGCATCTGATAAAGACAAATTCACAGTAATTATCAAGCCAACAGACGATGCAGTATATAAAAACTTTGTAGACATTCTAGATGAGATGGCTGTTACCAAAAACGAAAGATATGGGGTTACCGATATCAAACCTTGGGAATTAGCAATCTACAAAAAGAAAGTAGGAGAATAA
- a CDS encoding energy transducer TonB: MAEDNLNYNPTLDEIVFENRNKVYGAYDLRTAYPKMLTKSFLIGTAFFLALAVSPLVYLKIQQMNAKDKVEVEAKLVDILEEEPIIEQPKEEEPPPPPPPKEEEKQEVIQNVVPEPKKAPKIETPPPPITKQLETTTGLQNQEGVKTPVYAPPPPPVTGKGVAAEVKPVTNEVYESVDQNAEFPGGTNSFRSKFQNNFDASNLEGEGTLKTEITFVVEKDGSLTQVKATGPNSDFNREAESTVKGIKTKWTPGKVNGQPVRSRFRFPVTMNFQ, from the coding sequence ATGGCAGAAGATAATTTGAATTACAATCCAACTTTGGATGAGATTGTATTCGAAAATAGAAATAAAGTATATGGAGCCTATGATCTTAGGACTGCATATCCTAAAATGCTGACAAAATCTTTCCTAATTGGTACTGCTTTTTTCCTAGCTCTTGCAGTTTCTCCACTTGTATATCTTAAGATTCAGCAAATGAATGCTAAGGATAAAGTGGAAGTAGAAGCGAAGTTGGTTGATATTTTGGAGGAAGAGCCAATCATCGAGCAACCTAAAGAAGAAGAGCCACCTCCACCACCTCCACCAAAAGAAGAGGAAAAGCAAGAGGTAATTCAGAACGTTGTTCCGGAACCTAAAAAAGCACCTAAAATTGAAACACCACCGCCGCCAATTACAAAACAATTGGAAACTACGACGGGGCTTCAAAACCAGGAAGGTGTAAAAACTCCGGTTTATGCACCACCTCCACCACCAGTAACAGGTAAAGGAGTTGCAGCTGAGGTAAAACCAGTGACGAATGAGGTTTATGAATCTGTAGATCAAAATGCAGAATTCCCAGGTGGAACAAACTCATTTAGATCTAAATTCCAAAATAACTTTGACGCTAGTAATTTGGAAGGTGAAGGTACTTTGAAAACTGAGATTACTTTCGTTGTAGAAAAGGACGGATCTTTAACTCAGGTTAAAGCAACTGGACCAAATTCAGATTTCAATAGAGAAGCTGAATCTACAGTAAAAGGAATTAAAACAAAATGGACTCCAGGTAAAGTTAACGGACAGCCTGTAAGATCTAGATTTAGATTCCCAGTTACGATGAACTTCCAATAA
- a CDS encoding C4-dicarboxylate ABC transporter, protein MFNWLSLITGLFYIVLGIVVIVYKFFIVILEPNVAYPLGGLLMAYGIFRIVRAIISLKNNQ, encoded by the coding sequence ATGTTTAATTGGCTTTCTTTGATAACCGGACTTTTCTACATTGTTTTAGGAATTGTTGTTATCGTATATAAATTCTTCATCGTTATTTTGGAACCTAATGTGGCTTATCCATTAGGCGGATTGCTTATGGCTTACGGAATCTTTCGTATAGTAAGAGCTATCATTTCATTAAAAAATAATCAATAG
- a CDS encoding PstS family phosphate ABC transporter substrate-binding protein encodes MKKIFFLLVATFAIAISCSKEKPKEIDTPNKGEITIETDESFKSVIEALTERYMALNPDTKINVVIKKEDFGLLDLLDRKARVVVMSRELSVKEKEAYDKKIDLPWLPGKFAADAVLFVVPKDSPLESISMDEISNELSSDKKRLIFDGTNSSNLNFIAQKFKKNPGDLKFSIINGNENVAEQLKNYPDKIGVISYNTISRPFGEEATKLRNELKVLKVVKDNKAYEVSSENLKDMTYPFTRVLYFLSNEAYYGLGNGFIRFSCQQLGQIVVEKEGLQPYNIFRREVQMR; translated from the coding sequence ATGAAAAAAATCTTTTTCCTGCTCGTAGCAACTTTTGCTATTGCTATTTCGTGTTCCAAAGAGAAACCGAAAGAAATTGATACACCTAACAAAGGTGAAATAACGATAGAGACCGATGAGTCTTTTAAAAGTGTGATAGAAGCTTTGACAGAAAGATATATGGCACTTAATCCTGATACAAAAATCAATGTTGTTATCAAAAAAGAGGATTTTGGGTTATTGGATTTGTTGGATAGAAAAGCAAGAGTTGTTGTGATGTCCAGAGAGCTTTCTGTTAAGGAAAAAGAAGCTTATGATAAAAAAATAGATTTGCCCTGGCTTCCAGGTAAATTTGCAGCTGATGCAGTGCTTTTTGTCGTTCCAAAAGATTCACCATTGGAGTCTATATCTATGGATGAGATTTCTAATGAACTTTCATCAGACAAAAAAAGGCTAATATTTGATGGAACCAATTCAAGCAATCTCAATTTTATTGCTCAAAAATTTAAAAAGAATCCGGGAGATCTTAAGTTTTCTATCATCAACGGAAATGAAAATGTAGCGGAACAATTGAAGAATTATCCGGATAAAATTGGTGTGATTAGTTATAACACAATCAGTAGGCCTTTTGGAGAAGAAGCAACAAAACTGAGGAATGAATTAAAAGTTCTTAAAGTTGTTAAAGACAATAAAGCCTATGAAGTTTCTTCTGAAAATCTGAAAGATATGACTTATCCTTTTACCAGAGTTTTGTATTTCTTAAGCAACGAAGCTTACTATGGATTAGGGAATGGTTTTATCAGATTTTCTTGTCAGCAATTGGGACAGATTGTTGTTGAAAAAGAAGGACTTCAGCCCTACAATATCTTCAGAAGAGAAGTTCAGATGAGATGA
- a CDS encoding tetratricopeptide repeat protein: MNLSKKIAVTAAVGFFTSFSFAQSVQDGINFVDSQKYAKAKQNYTDLINQNPKDANNYFYLGNTYLTQFDPNFDLAKESFDKGLAADPKSYLNKLGLASVKLGKGDKSAITEIQQIVKDSKEKDAEVLFRAGEALTLFEKYSAPDLAITFLNKAVERAQKAGVPANYYYSLGDAYRIKKDPGNAMTAYDKAEAVAKNKASVYTRKGTLWIAAQQWQQAKTNIDKAIAVDPTYAPAYKALAGFNIKYQKNAEATQNLINYTKYADEDPYTQLEIAKLYFSNDDYANAKSTLDSVFDKVDDPIKYKLRAYIQYGEAKYADAQQSINTFLSQADKSRVQASDEGLQGLIAAGLAKDEKDSAKKAQLEATSQQKIAIAKNAKDETMNWDEELGKIKGGLVGVSADAGGTSPEIEALKAKVAANAQDTDAIYKLAQAYQDIKNWNGAILTWQKMITLLPTWEPAYYSQGYAYQQAGSQELASAAYQKYIDTLLAKPAADQEANKETMSYAYFAIAFIAKDSDKEKAKANVAKSLALNPTYADALSLQKALNQ, translated from the coding sequence ATGAATTTATCAAAAAAAATTGCTGTAACAGCAGCAGTCGGCTTTTTTACTAGTTTTAGTTTTGCACAATCTGTTCAGGACGGGATTAACTTTGTAGATAGCCAAAAATATGCGAAAGCAAAACAAAACTACACAGATCTTATCAATCAAAATCCTAAAGATGCGAATAACTATTTCTATTTAGGTAATACATATTTAACTCAATTCGACCCTAATTTTGATTTAGCAAAAGAAAGCTTTGACAAAGGTCTGGCAGCTGATCCAAAAAGTTATTTGAACAAATTAGGCTTGGCTTCTGTGAAATTAGGTAAAGGAGACAAGTCTGCTATCACGGAAATTCAGCAGATTGTAAAAGATTCTAAAGAAAAAGATGCAGAAGTTCTTTTCAGAGCTGGTGAAGCATTGACATTATTTGAAAAATACAGTGCACCGGATTTAGCAATAACGTTCTTGAACAAAGCTGTTGAAAGAGCTCAAAAAGCTGGTGTTCCTGCTAATTACTATTATTCTTTGGGTGATGCTTACAGAATTAAAAAAGACCCGGGAAATGCAATGACTGCTTATGATAAAGCAGAAGCTGTTGCTAAAAATAAAGCTTCGGTTTATACAAGAAAAGGAACACTTTGGATTGCTGCTCAACAATGGCAACAAGCTAAAACTAATATTGATAAAGCGATTGCTGTAGATCCAACTTATGCGCCGGCTTACAAAGCTCTAGCAGGATTTAATATCAAATATCAGAAAAATGCGGAAGCAACTCAGAATTTGATTAATTATACCAAATATGCAGATGAGGATCCATATACTCAATTAGAGATTGCAAAACTTTATTTTTCTAATGACGATTATGCTAATGCAAAATCGACTTTGGATTCTGTATTCGATAAAGTAGATGATCCTATCAAATATAAATTGAGAGCTTATATCCAATATGGTGAAGCTAAATATGCAGATGCACAGCAGAGTATTAATACTTTCTTGTCTCAGGCAGATAAGTCAAGAGTTCAGGCTTCTGACGAAGGTTTGCAAGGTTTGATTGCTGCAGGTCTAGCAAAAGATGAGAAAGACTCAGCTAAAAAAGCACAATTAGAAGCTACTTCCCAACAGAAAATTGCTATTGCAAAAAATGCAAAAGATGAAACAATGAACTGGGACGAAGAGCTTGGCAAAATCAAAGGTGGATTGGTTGGTGTTTCTGCAGATGCAGGCGGAACTTCACCAGAAATCGAAGCTCTGAAAGCCAAAGTTGCTGCAAATGCTCAGGATACAGATGCCATTTATAAATTAGCTCAAGCTTATCAGGACATCAAAAACTGGAATGGTGCTATTTTAACTTGGCAGAAAATGATAACATTACTTCCTACTTGGGAGCCTGCTTATTATAGTCAAGGTTATGCTTATCAACAAGCTGGAAGCCAAGAATTAGCTTCTGCTGCATACCAAAAATATATTGATACATTATTGGCTAAGCCAGCAGCAGAC